The following are encoded in a window of Spea bombifrons isolate aSpeBom1 chromosome 2, aSpeBom1.2.pri, whole genome shotgun sequence genomic DNA:
- the LOC128473917 gene encoding odorant receptor 131-2-like, with protein MENSTSPSGNIFQITSFNSKAAEIVRTVLVILTLLCFCFFIYFIAVILNVYFTAPHVKENARYILFAHMLIIDTLYLVTGLILLLCALYVIYIPVPICYTILTLASSTFRITPYNLAAMALERYIAVCYPLRHVTFCTPSRSNVAIATMCVIGLIPNVADFIVLSTSVNRKYFSIDIICSRDNMIFNALQRDIRSFATIISLTLVAVIILLTYIKVMMVARQISSGSSSAFKAGKTVMLHAFQLLLCMTSLTSSFTEPYFKNNVMFFVIGNFLLFMCLPRFLSPLIYGIRDEAFKQCFRKLYNFKTFINLKIKSSKCDVIAS; from the coding sequence ATGGAAAATTCTACATCTCCCTCCGGAAACATTTTCCAGATTACGAGTTTCAACAGCAAAGCCGCTGAGATTGTGAGGACGGTCCTCGTCATCCTGACGCTTCTCTGCTTTTGCTTTTTCATCTACTTCATCGCAGTGATACTAAATGTCTATTTTACGGCACCTCACGTCAAAGAGAACGCCCGCTATATCCTTTTCGCTCACATGCTAATCATCGACACATTGTATCTGGTCACTGGTCTTATTCTGTTACTCTGTGCACTGTACGTAATATACATCCCTGTTCCGATCTGCTATACCATTCTTACTCTGGCATCTTCGACATTCCGGATCACGCCATACAACTTGGCAGCCATGGCGCTGGAACGCTACATAGCCGTCTGTTATCCCCTAAGACACGTAACATTCTGCACTCCATCAAGATCCAACGTGGCGATCGCGACTATGTGTGTAATAGGACTAATTCCAAATGTCGCTGACTTCATTGTCCTGAGCACATCCGTTAATAGAAAGTATTTTTCTATTGATATAATTTGTAGCCGGGATAATATGATATTTAATGCATTGCAAAGGGATATAAGGTCCTTTGCAACAATAATAAGCTTAACGCTGGTAGCGGTGATCATTTTGCTAACGTATATCAAGGTCATGATGGTTGCTCGCCAGATCAGCTCTGGAAGTTCTTCTGCTTTCAAGGCTGGTAAAACGGTAATGCTTCATGCTTTTCAGCTCCTTTTATGCATGACCTCCTTAACATCATCGTTTACGGAGCCATACTTTAAAAACAACGTTATGTTCTTCGTCATCGGAAACTTCCTCTTGTTTATGTGCCTACCAAGGTTTCTCAGTCCTTTAATCTACGGGATAAGGGATGAagccttcaagcaatgctttaGAAAGCTTTACAACTTTAAGACATTCATCAACTTGAAGATCAAGTCAAGTAAATGTGATGTTATTGCCTCCTAG
- the LOC128473918 gene encoding odorant receptor 131-2-like yields MVNSTLYTNSTQMSLYKNSAVYNVWVGLVTLTVFCVCFFLYFISVILNVYFTTPHVREHARYVLFAHMLINDALYLIVGLLLMLGYLFTTHLPVPICYFLITLAVSTFMVTPYNLAAMALERYIAICFPLRHITLCTPQRCNAAIGLMWATGMIPNFADFIALSTSVDTKFFSSRLLCTQGHMIRSQLQATIRSVSFILTLTMVGLVLIFTYIKVMVVARQIGSGNSSALKAAKTVLLHAFQLLLCMTSLTTSFTESSYKDYVAFLIVTNFLVFMCLPRFLSPLIYGLRDEVFSKCIRKMYSSKF; encoded by the coding sequence ATGGTGAATTCCACTCTCTATACCAACTCGACTCAGATGTCCCTTTACAAAAACAGTGCTGTATATAACGTATGGGTGGGTCTCGTGACTCTGACAGTATTTTGTGTCTGCTTCTTCCTCTACTTCATCTCGGTCATCCTAAACGTCTACTTCACAACGCCCCATGTCCGTGAGCATGCGCGCTACGTACTCTTTGCCCATATGCTCATTAACGACGCATTATATCTCATTGTGGGGCTCTTGCTTATGCTGGGTTATTTGTTCACTACCCACCTTCCTGTTCCGATATGCTATTTCCTGATCACCCTGGCCGTATCCACTTTTATGGTCACTCCGTACAACTTGGCGGCAATGGCTTTGGAACGCTACATCGCCATCTGCTTCCCGCTAAGGCACATCACACTTTGCACGCCTCAGAGGTGTAATGCCGCCATCGGTCTTATGTGGGCAACGGGAATGATACCCAACTTCGCCGATTTCATTGCCCTGAGCACCTCGGTGGACACCAAATTCTTCTCGAGTAGGCTGTTATGCACACAGGGACACATGATAAGGAGCCAACTTCAAGCCACCATACGCTCTGTGTCCTTCATACTTACCTTAACTATGGTGGGACTCGTACTTATTTTCACTTACATCAAGGTCATGGTGGTCGCGCGGCAGATCGGCTCGGGAAATTCTTCGGCCTTAAAGGCGGCGAAAACCGTCCTGCTCCACGCCTTCCAGCTCCTCTTATGCATGACCTCCTTGACCACCTCGTTCACCGAGTCGAGCTATAAGGACTACGTCGCCTTTTTGATCGTAACTAATTTCCTAGTCTTCATGTGTCTGCCAAGGTTCCTCAGTCCTTTGATCTACGGCCTACGAGACGAAGTGTTCAGCAAATGTATTCGAAAGATGTACTCCtcaaaattttaa